CGTCCACCGTCAGTCCGTCGGGGACGCCGGGCATGCGGCTCAGGTCTATGTAGCCCGACGGCTCGAGGCGCCCACCTTCCCACTTGTATATTCCCACTTTCCTCGTGGGGCTGTCCACGTAGTACATGAGGGATCCGTCGGGGGACCAGTCAATGCCGTTTGAAATAGTCACCCCGCTCATCACCCTCCTCAATGTTGAGCCGGTGTATACATAGAGGGAGCCGGTGGGCTCCCTCTCGTACATGTCCATGCTACCGAACCACAGTTCCCCCGCCGGGCTACACTTACAGTCGTTTAGCCTATTACGCCCCGGCTCCTCCACCCGCGCAACTACGCGGTGCGCGCCGCTGCGCGTATTTAGCTCCGCGATTTGGTTCTTCAAGGTGACTATTACGGTGTCTACATCTTGGGTTAGGGCTACGCAACTTACGTAGTCGTCTAGGCGGTACGTCTTTAACTGCCCCGTCTCGAAGGAGAAGAGGTGGAGGGCCCCGCCTAATATGTCTACCCAGTAGAGGGTGTGGGTTCTGTGATCCCACAGCGGGCTCTCGGCTAGCCTCCCTCTTGGCAGGCTAAGGGGTAGCCACTCCAGCATTACTTCGGCGTCATTACCAAGACTGTTTTTATGTCGTCGTGCGTCCAGTGGTAAGCCTCTGCGTAGTTCTCGAGGGTGGCCTCCTTGGTGATCAGCCTCCTCGGCCAGTCGCCGTACCTCTCCTTGGCCTCTTTTAGATGCTGGAGGGCCATTTGGAAGTGGCGTATCCCCGCGTTTACGGAGCCGACTACCAGCTTGTTGTTAAGCACAGCGTCTGTGAGGAGGGCACCGACGTCGTTTAAAGTGCCGCCTCTTGGGTATACCCCCAGCAACACCTCGACGCCGCCTGACTCAAGCCTCTCCAAGCCCTCCAGCGCCACCTGCGGCGAGCCAGTGGCCTCAATCACTAGGTCGAACTTGCCGGAGATCTCGTCGTGAGCCGCATCGACGTACACAGCCCCAATCTGCTGAGCCAGCTTCGCCTTCAAGCTATCAGGCGGGCGCGTCGCGGTTACGGTCACCGCTAGGCCGCGGAGCCTTAGCAACATCGCCGCCAAAAGTCCGATGGGCCCCGCGCCGAGCACCAAAGCCCTCTGAGGCAGTCGGCTAAGCCTCGCCTGGTAGAGGTTCAGCCCCAGCTCCACCCCCTTCTCCACCACCGACAGCGGCTCCGTGAGCACAGCCACGTCAACCACCTCAGGCGGGACTTTCACTAGATACCTTGCATCTGAGATGGAGTACTCCGCGGCGTGGCCGTGGAGGCCCCATATGCCGTGCTCTAGGTATTTTCCAAAGGGGCAGTAGTCCACCGGCAAGTCGCAGTTTAGGGGGCGCCTCACCGTCGGCACCACGACGTCGCCAGGCGAGACGTTGTCCACCCCGGCCCCCACGTCGGCTACCTCCGCCAGCGCCTCGTGGCCGAGAATTAAGAAGTCGCTACCCTCCGGCGCCTTGCCGTACCTCCCCTCGATAATCTCCTTATCGGTCCCGCACACCCCCACTGCAAGCGGGCGCAGGAGGGCCTCCCCGGCCTTTGGCACCGGCTTCGGCACCTCCCTCAGCCTCAGCGACTCCGGCACCCCGGGCACCGCCGTGACCGCCTTCATATCACCAAGTCCCCCTCACAACCCACACAGGCTCCTCGGTCGGCTCCACCTCCCTCGGCTCCGCCTTG
The sequence above is drawn from the Pyrobaculum ferrireducens genome and encodes:
- a CDS encoding glucose 1-dehydrogenase, with amino-acid sequence MKAVTAVPGVPESLRLREVPKPVPKAGEALLRPLAVGVCGTDKEIIEGRYGKAPEGSDFLILGHEALAEVADVGAGVDNVSPGDVVVPTVRRPLNCDLPVDYCPFGKYLEHGIWGLHGHAAEYSISDARYLVKVPPEVVDVAVLTEPLSVVEKGVELGLNLYQARLSRLPQRALVLGAGPIGLLAAMLLRLRGLAVTVTATRPPDSLKAKLAQQIGAVYVDAAHDEISGKFDLVIEATGSPQVALEGLERLESGGVEVLLGVYPRGGTLNDVGALLTDAVLNNKLVVGSVNAGIRHFQMALQHLKEAKERYGDWPRRLITKEATLENYAEAYHWTHDDIKTVLVMTPK
- a CDS encoding SMP-30/gluconolactonase/LRE family protein, translating into MLEWLPLSLPRGRLAESPLWDHRTHTLYWVDILGGALHLFSFETGQLKTYRLDDYVSCVALTQDVDTVIVTLKNQIAELNTRSGAHRVVARVEEPGRNRLNDCKCSPAGELWFGSMDMYEREPTGSLYVYTGSTLRRVMSGVTISNGIDWSPDGSLMYYVDSPTRKVGIYKWEGGRLEPSGYIDLSRMPGVPDGLTVDAEGSLWVAMYGGSSVVKITGADIQRLPLPYPYVTSCAFGGPRLDTLFITTGSGDGGAGADGGLLAVKTGARGQAANICNF